In Oncorhynchus mykiss isolate Arlee chromosome 1, USDA_OmykA_1.1, whole genome shotgun sequence, the following proteins share a genomic window:
- the LOC110529943 gene encoding kinesin-like protein KIF11-B — protein sequence MSTHNSFSVAKKDEKGRNIQVVVRCRPFNNAERKSAAHGVIDTVENRKEINVRTGGIGDKAARKTYTFDMVFGPSAKQIDVYKSVVCPILDEVIGGYNCTVFAYGQTGTGKTFTMEGERSPNEEFTWEEDPLAGIIPRTLHQIFEKLSESGTEFSVKVSLLEIYNEELFDLLSPFPDVTERLQLFDDPRNKRGVIIKGLEEITVHNKNEVYQILERGSAKRKTASTLMNAYSSRSHSVFSVTIHMKEITVDGEELVKIGKLNLVDLAGSENIGRSGAVDKRAREAGNINQSLLTLGRVITALVEKRPHVPYRESKLTRILQDSLGGRTKTSIIATVSPASINLEETLSTLDYANRAKNIMNKPEVNQKLTKRTLIKEYTEEIERLKRDLAATRDKNGVYLSSENYESMAAAISSQEDHITEYTEKIAAVEEELKSVTELFEDRKEKLDKCTNDLEEKNQKLQETHRDLQKTKQKLTEEEFIVSELAATEEKLYTTADKLLTTVDESTKDVSGLHAKLERKKKVEVHNSEIQMSFADCMDAMFSQMQKSVEDQHSKHQGMLDSYKTSVEGLLAVNDKAFKGSMATVATSFCSIKDLVADGMTKCQAKMMEQETLCVEAKNSLHQVLEEHKLELEEVLVAQVLPGLSAVMAMNDNLRKTLETHHALAAKMESMKVETASFFSGHAQDLATLRETATEGLGSLKTEHDNLKEQISRADKEHQTGMTQVIQCLQNQLNLLAMETQNNYAGLMNASDALQVPVQSLQQTLQTRCSVSENQTATQKEHLESTTASLISEVQQTVQEAMRTVDESSGYCSHLHSSLTQLGEKSLQWCASTEDGIDSQTQAQLTLIRDQTASAHTLLTRVEQSCEERVQEVSGQLKQQQEMVKEGLGSMKEQTSLDQNTLEHHQTELKAHLEDGLARVHSFLSDELLQDVPTGATPRRRDFVYPRLLAKSKSRAELLENLCHKQEELQTALFQCDALEEEKQVDQDSLEDEVSGYGYVTETPYIDENLMCYENGRVPFFKQKKAGKKEKSVNRSKMVDNDTQATPVRSKLPLRCQN from the exons ATGTCCACGCACAACTCGTTCAGTGTCGCAAAAAAGGATGAGAAGGGGAGAAATATTCAAGTCGTTGTGAGATGCAG ACCCTTCAACAATGCGGAACGCAAGTCTGCCGCCCATGGAGTCATTGACACAGTAGAAAATCGAAAAGAGATCAATGTGCGAACGGGGGGAATTGGCGACAAGGCAGCTAGGAAGACGTACACCTTTGATATG GTGTTTGGTCCATCTGCCAAGCAAATTGATGTCTACAAGAGTGTTGTCTGCCCTATTTTGGATGAAGTGATAGGTGGATACAATTGTACAGTTTTTGC GTATGGCCAAACGGGAACAGGAAAGACTTTTACAATGGAAGGAGAAAGATCTCCAAATGAAGAATTTACTTGGGAAGAG GATCCTCTTGCTGGTATCATTCCCCGGACACTTCATCAGATATTTGAGAAGCTGTCTGAAAGTGGGACAGAGTTTTCTGTCAAGGTTTCCTTGCTGGAGATCTACAATGAAGAGTTGTTTGACCTGCTGAGCCCTTTTCCTGACGTCACTGAACGTCTTCAGTTGTTTGATGATCCACGTAACAAG AGGGGTGTTATCATCAAGGGCCTGGAAGAAATCACAGTACACAACAAAAATGAGGTTTACCAGATTTTGGAGCGTGGATCTGCCAAGAGGAAAACTGCCTCCACTCTCATGAATGCGTACTCCAG CCGCTCTCACTCAGTGTTCTCCGTCACGATTCATATGAAGGAGATAACTGTTGATGGAGAGGAACTGGTCAAGATTGGAAAACTGAACTTG GTTGACCTTGCTGGCAGTGAGAACATCGGTCGGTCCGGGGCTGTGGACAAGCGGGCGCGTGAGGCTGGCAACATCAACCAGTCTCTGCTGACACTGGGCAGGGTGATCACTGCACTGGTGGAGAAGAGGCCCCATGTGCCCTACAGGGAGTCCAAACTCACCCGCATCCTCCAGGACTCATTAGGAGGCCGCACTAAGACTTCCATCATTGCCACAGTTTCACCAGCCTCCATCaacttggag GAAACTCTGAGCACACTGGATTATGCCAACAGGGCCAAGAACATCATGAACAAGCCTGAGGTGAACCAGAAGTTGACAAAGAGAACTCTTATCAAG GAATACACAGAGGAAATTGAGCGTCTAAAACGGGATTTGGCTGCCACTCGTGACAAGAATGGAGTGTATCTGTCATCTGAGAACTATGA GAGCATGGCAGCTGCAATATCTTCCCAAGAGGATCACATAACTGAATACACAGAGAAGATTGCTGCAGTGGAGGAGGAACTGAAGAGC GTTACAGAGCTGTTTGAGGATCGCAAGGAGAAGCTGGACAAGTGCACCAATGACCTAGAGGAGAAGAACCAGAAGCTGCAGGAGACTCACAGGGACCTGCAGAAGACCAAGCAGAAGCTCACTGAGGAGGAGTTTATAGTGTCTGAGCTGGCGGCCACCGAGGAGAAACTGTACACCACTGCAGACAAG TTGCTGACAACTGTTGACGAAAGCACCAAAGACGTGTCTGGCCTGCATGCGAAGCTGGAGAGGAAGAAAAAGGTTGAGGTGCACAACTCTGAGATCCAGATGAGTTTCGCAGACTGCATGGATGCTATGTTCAGCCAGATGCAGAAATCTGTAGAAGACCAGCACAGCAAGCACCAGGGCATGCTGGACTCCTACAAAACCTCAGTTG AGGGTCTTCTTGCAGTCAACGACAAAGCTTTCAAAGGATCCATGGCTACTGTAGCCACGTCCTTCTGCAGCATCAAAGACCTGGTTGCTGATGGCATGACCAAGTGTCAGGCTAAGATGATGGAGCAGGAGACGCTGTGTGTGGAGGCTAAAAACAGTCTGCACCAGGTTTTG GAGGAACATAAGCTGGAGCTTGAGGAGGTCCTTGTGGCCCAGGTGTTGCCTGGTCTGAGTGCTGTCATGGCCATGAATGACAACCTGAGGAAGACACTGGAGACCCACCATGCCCTGGCAGCTAAG ATGGAGTCCATGAAGGTGGAGACGGCGTCGTTCTTCAGTGGCCATGCCCAGGACCTGGCTACCCTGAGGGAGACTGCAACAGAAGGTCTCGGCTCCCTAAAGACTGAGCACGACAACCTGAAGGAACAGATCAGCAGAGCAGACAAGGAGCACCAGACG GGCATGACCCAGGTGATCCAGTGTCTGCAGAACCAGCTCAACCTCCTGGCCATGGAGACCCAGAATAACTATGCCGGCCTGATGAATGCCTCCGACGCCCTGCAGGTCCCTGTTCAGTCCCTTCAGCAGACCCTTCAAAC GAGATGCAGTGTGTCTGAGAACCAGACCGCCACCCAAAAGGAACATCTAGAGTCTACCACTGCCAGCTTGATCTCTGAGGtccaacagactgtccaggaggcCATGCGCACAGTGGACGAGTCCTCCGGCTACTGCAGCCACTTGCACAGCTCTCTGACCCAGCTGGGTGAGAAGAGTCTGCAGTGGTGTGCCTCTACCGAAGATGGCATTGACTCCCAGACCCAGGCTCAGCTCACCCTGATCAGAGACCAAACCGCCTCTGCTCATACCCTGCTAACG AGAGTGGAGCAGAGCTGTGAGGAGAGAGTCCAGGAAGTGAGTGGGCAGctgaagcagcagcaggagatggTGAAGGAGGGTCTGGGGTCCATGAAGGAGCAGACGTCACTGGACCAGAACACCCTGGAACACCACCAGACGGAACTCAAGGCCCACTTGGAGGATGGCCTGGCCCGTGTCCACAGCTTCCTCAGCGATGAACTCCTACAGGATGTCCCAACTG GTGCAACTCCTCGGAGAAGGGACTTTGTGTACCCTCGTCTCCTGGCCAAGTCGAAGAGCAGAGCAGAACTGCTGGAGAACCTCTGCCACAAGCAGGAGGAGCTGCAGACGGCCCTGTTCCAGTGTGACGCATTGGAGGAGGAGAAGCAGGTTGATCAG GACTCTCTGGAGGATGAGGTGAGCGGCTATGGCTACGTCACTGAGACGCCTTACATAGACGAAAACCTCATGTGCTACGAGAACGGGAGAGTGCCGTTCTTCAAG CAAAAGAAGGCCGGCAAGAAAGAAAAATCTGTTAATCGTTCCAAGATGGTAGATAATGATACTCAGGCAACGCCGGTCAGGTCAAAGTTACCACTCAGGTGTCAGAACTAG